gcttcccaattgccatactgtctacaattagacatgaatcacggaactgctcccttacaattgggttcaaatcaatgtacttaaaaacatcttttaagaagccaggttcacagtctacacttgccacccatttggaaattaatgatttatggggcagaggcattaatttttgcaggtattcatatgcttcTGGTGAATAAAAGTTCACAGTCatcacaaacattttcacatttgttgtgtatctattaccctttgacgagagagagttgttcactaaattgcacactaattccacttgtgttcctttctgatgattaaggaagttatgtaacttctcaggaagatgccccttcctcaatgaacttatgatgttatccttggaaaacactttcttctctcttcttcgaagtttttcacgggcgcacttcagtttacgttttaattcgtgcacactgtctgagaaaaaattgcaagtttcggtcgccttgtcttccatttctactttcgactgtataccacaatcaattacttaagaaccaactgcactctgaaataaataatttcgttatatatgattgaaataactcaaggcttgatgaaaaaatattataagaaaactttggggatgtgaaaacatccttatactaacgttttcgacacaattcgcagcttctgcattggataaatgggacatgctttccccagaagaattctcattgacaacattctccacgcaaccagtagcttctgcagtgggcaaatcgagcacggattccaggacagaacgctaaaaacaaaaatatggacctgtattacaacactgcttagacctatgtagcccatttgcgtccgtacgaaataaattcacaaaagtcaaaaagcatacacatagcaaggaaattcattagctacctcaaatggagaagcatcgttgtcactcaaaatcctaacatgtcgtcgtggctgtttatttggtggcatcaaatgtgccggaaagtcaaaaactgatggcactgcttcgggtctgaaacgtttcttccatgttccagggctcactacgtaatcatcttgccggaaaaggtttccgcaaagaaaactgcaagacgtaggattaaaatctttccacttcatggaagtaatccacttctttagcggctctgcgtgcttcagaggaaacctgttcaaaaacatcgaattagcaaacgcactaagtctgtattgttatcgtattgtatcggtaatCCTactacctgtgaaatggtaagtcactttccttactccatcgtttcgtacaattgaaagcggaacaagaaatcaccatttcgataatccttaattccttataaaccgtacagaccgagagaaacttcttggcaaattcgaatatggcgggcaatacagacgacagtaatcaggtggtagagccatctatcggtaggtccggtagttgagcatccctcatttcgctagctttagacgcctgtgttCTGTCTTCTCAAAGAAGTTCACTGTGAAAGAATCTACTATCAAGGATGCTTCACAACCTTGCATACATTGTTGTTGCTCTGCCAGAACGGGCGCTCTATCTACTACTCCTACTCTCGCGCTTTCCGtcagtgaaatgtgttttattcatttcATAACTTACACAATTTCAGAACTTATGTCTGagatacaggagacatgtcaaggtaacaatttccttttttgaaattttgtcacacttataataatacttcattaagaATTTACTTACTTAAAATTTGTGAAACTTACAGTTTTTACATCCACTATAACCATCATAAATTTTAGTTAATTTTAGGGATCCAACTCAAGGTATCACTTCGTGCTTCATGAAATCTTCCGCAGCGTCGCTTTACGTGAAATACTTTGAAACGTAATAGAAGCGTTCTGATATGATGTTAACTTACAATATCATATCTTAATTTACATTACACCACGTGCAGTATGTGGCCTCTATTTACGGTGGTAATGAATTgtataatttagacaagatatctgtatgacgcAAAAGGTGGCAACTGATTCTACGGaattaaaagtgtgaagttatccacataggtactaaaagaaatccactaaatttcggttacacaataaatcacacaaatctaaaggctgtaaatttaactaaaggcttagggattgcaattacgaataacttcaattggaacgattacacagataatgttgtagggaaagcaaacaaaagactgggATTTATTcgtagaaaacttagaaaatgcaacaggtagaCTAAAGATAGTgtgtacaccacgcttgtccgccctcttctggagtaccactgtgcggtgtgggattcacaTCAGATGGGACGGAggccatcgaaaatgttcaaagaagattagctcgttttgtatcatcacgaaGTAGGGGAAAGAGTGCAACGGACATAAAGCGTAAATTTGGgtgaaaatcattaaaacaaaggagttttttgtAGAAACAGAATCTTCTAGTGAAGTTTCACTTCAAAATGCGAAATTATTCTATTGACTCCCACCTTCATAAAGAGATACGAacattatgataaaataagagaaatcagagctcgcaaagtGCTCGTTTTACCCACGCACTGCTAGAGAGTGTAACCATAGAtaaatagcttgaaggtagttcgatgaaccctctgctgcgGACTTAATTTTGAATTGCATAGTAATCATGCAGGTTTAGATGTAGGTATAGACGGTAGTATTTTTTCGTGTAATGGGGTTGTATGATTAAAACAGAGAAGATCCTCCGAATCTTATTCTCAGAGTAAAAGAAAATTCTCTGTGCAAGTTCTTAGTTTCATATTAACAGAAATTTTGAAGCATATTCTCTAACCAGTGcttactcttttctttttttttttaatttttatcctcCAGCGCGACTCTATTTAGCCaccataatttaaataaaatgacaATTAGAGCAGTGTAATCTTGATCAGACGGTCTGTGGAGAGGAGACATACGTAAATACGATTTGAGAATATAATGGTAACACTCATTCATTGAGAGTAATGGATAAAAATAACAgtaaatcatttgtttgtttggaagTCGGTAATTCTGTTCCTGTTCATTACTCCTCGTTTTGTTTATCTTCTTGAGCCGTAAACTTGGCTAAGGCATCATATATACTCCTGGACTGATCTCCAAGAACTCTGGTAGTACAGAGTAGGTGGCAGTAATCAAGTCTCAAGAGTTCCTGTACAACGTTGTCTCTGCTGATCTCACAGTGTTACTATTATCACAAATTGTGATGCCACCACATTGACAATAAGGTGTCCCCAGTACGCCAATCTAATGTAAGTGGGCAGGGAATGATTAGTGATTGAGATGCATCCATCTACACAGTAGATGATATTAATATCCTTGACTGTTTGGAC
Above is a window of Schistocerca cancellata isolate TAMUIC-IGC-003103 chromosome 11, iqSchCanc2.1, whole genome shotgun sequence DNA encoding:
- the LOC126108696 gene encoding uncharacterized protein LOC126108696, whose protein sequence is MKWKDFNPTSCSFLCGNLFRQDDYVVSPGTWKKRFRPEAVPSVFDFPAHLMPPNKQPRRHVRILSDNDASPFERSVLESVLDLPTAEATGCVENVVNENSSGESMSHLSNAEAANCVENSAVGS